Within the Malus sylvestris chromosome 4, drMalSylv7.2, whole genome shotgun sequence genome, the region ataagataaataatacttatgcaactaaagaaatgaattgcaaattatgacataatttatatctgctgcatgcaaatcgtggtataatgttttataccatcggtcttcaattatttttacgacccaccttgcaccatgttttctttccaattcatccttcactacacgcatcaactcatatacagcccccatagtaggatacacttctgtgttaacgatccgtaaaactttgtaaagaggttcaaacacttgacacacatgttctgtttgactccaaaaagcatgatcaagcactatactttccaccatacgacctgtatttgagcggctgaaattgtggttggcccaatcgtcactagtgaatagttgcttcaaccctgctttcttcttgagtaggctgtttaatgcaatatagttggtggcgaatcgagtggtagctggacgaataatttctcctctgcaaaattcacgcatctttgccaacaaccaaccgtgattgtaaatataattagtgatcgttctagctcttttgaccacagtagcaacattctctctcttccccattgcctcaaacataagatcaatacaatgtgctgcacatgatgtccaaaacacattatgatgcttcattaacttttttccagctttgacaaatgcagaaccgttgtcagtcacgacttggacaacattatgctctcccacctccatgattacatccctcaataatttgtaaatatacttgtaattctttatatggtctgaagcatcaacagacttcagaAAAATTGTCTtgcccttggagtataccatgaagttgatgatagataatctggtcgggccggtccatccgtcacacatgattgtgcaaccattagtttcccactttgacctcaacttgttaacatactcgccaatgtctttatactccatatccaaatatttgtttcttatctcatagggagtgggaggttgtactccaacaccggcctgttgacatcccactaccatatttttgaaatgatgtgatgaagccttcgcagcagggacattttcatagataaagaacttgctaattagacgccccattccctccttcacattacctcccttgaaataactccaaacactcttttgacgtgcgttggatgacttatataaacttggggctattggtggtgttggttgtgattctctaagactgcctccccgtctcatttgtgcaccaccacttgtcccggaaccttgtcccctattaggaattttatgaaggtgttctctttcccatgctgactgtttggaggcacgtaatgcttgtttcaaactgcgtcgttcttcaggtcccatgtcatcatcacattcgtcctcatcgtcatcctcatcactgtcaaccgcttggccatagacttctccccgtagcccagctcgaatattttccattccttgtgtcatcttttccttctgctgttttttattttttaataatgtgctgatgaatgccttcacttctggggggacattatcgcatcgttggacattttttgatggatctaatccactaagatgatacttcagtcgtgtcactccgccattcttcattacccgaccacaatatttgcaaattgtgccatgtttgtttccgtctattgggtctctatgttcccaagctggatcacgtttacttgacatcttaaacgtacctatatttatttttcattaaaattagacaattattttttgataaaaataagagaacctaaataataaagttattctacagaagaattaaatacaaagtaaagaaaatgattgtaaaaagttaagtaattatacaaataatatggaataataaaacctaatattaatgaataataatccaatttgataataattcaatttaatgaataataatccaatttgataaaaaaaatcctaatataaaacatggtgatgaataataatccaatttgataataataatccaatttgataataatccaatttaatgaataatccaccaatttgataaaaaaattatcctaaattaaaacatggtgatgaatcataatccaatttgataataataatccaatttgataataatccaatttaatgaataatccaccaatttgataaaaaaattatcctaaattaaaacatggtgatgaataataatccaatttgataataataatccaatttgataataatccaatttaatgaataatccaccaatttgataaaaaaattatcctaaattaaaacatggtgatgaataataatccaatttgataataatccaatttaatgaataatccaccaatttgataaaaaaattatcctaatataaaacatggtgatgaataataatccaatttgataataatccaatttaatgaataatccaccaatttgataaaaaaattatcctaaattaaaacatggtgatgaataataatccaatttgataataataatccaatttgataataatccaatttaatgaataatccaccaatttgataaaaaa harbors:
- the LOC126619523 gene encoding uncharacterized protein LOC126619523, whose protein sequence is MSSKRDPAWEHRDPIDGNKHGTICKYCGRVMKNGGVTRLKYHLSGLDPSKNVQRCDNVPPEVKAFISTLLKNKKQQKEKMTQGMENIRAGLRGEVYGQAVDSDEDDDEDECDDDMGPEERRSLKQALRASKQSAWEREHLHKIPNRGQGSGTSGGAQMRRGGSLRESQPTPPIAPSLYKSSNARQKSVWSYFKGGNVKEGMGRLISKFFIYENVPAAKASSHHFKNMVVGCQQAGVGVQPPTPYEIRNKYLDMEYKDIGEYVNKLRSKWETNGCTIMCDGWTGPTRLSIINFMVYSKGKTIFLKSVDASDHIKNYKYIYKLLRDVIMEVGEHNVVQVVTDNGSAFVKAGKKLMKHHNVFWTSCAAHCIDLMFEAMGKRENVATVVKRARTITNYIYNHGWLLAKMREFCRGEIIRPATTRFATNYIALNSLLKKKAGLKQLFTSDDWANHNFSRSNTGRMVESIVLDHAFWSQTEHVCQVFEPLYKVLRIVNTEVYPTMGAVYELMRVVKDELERKHGARWVVKIIEDRWYKTLYHDLHAAAYYLNPRYQYRPGVGDDGNLIRAVHNVYNKLDPASPAVGQFGNELTWFKDARRTFGEPTSVDARTNMSPTEWWIMYGTDAPTVRKLAIKVLSQTASSSACERNWSTFALIHTKQRNKLAHSSLEKLVYCYYNMKLQIRDKEAEIDHVDRGDPLDVFDIVGEDDDTEGNQLFQWIRPLHLDDDEGNPAPRVAEEARNEGINVERVLEEEVGSSSADSFEELLQPRPSNTGIPPFSNPTQPQHRADTNDSSSTRSGDSPTTGGGNDEGHSGAGGSGAGGSGGGYGNYYGPPPPGYMSPFTGEANFTHATQDDDHGSRQAGPGIGAIGKDYTRRERGKKILSSQEDDSLSRTSDSVGLGSSNYGYPHNQPFPYPSYPIPVGMESSDS